From Bordetella flabilis, the proteins below share one genomic window:
- the dnaN gene encoding DNA polymerase III subunit beta yields MQLVQTTRDALLKPLSTVAGIVERRHTLPILANILMRKEANKVSFIATDLEVQITTQAEFGVGAENESITVAARKLLDILRALPDTGDVKLALASNKLSVQTGKSRFALQTLAASEFPTVAQPEQWDVSLTLTQKSLRHLFNMVYFAMAQQDIRYYLNGMLMVFEPGRLRAVATDGHRLAHCSTDVEGITERHEVIVPRKTVLEMQRLLDDSDAPVSVDVAPGQIRFRFGDVELVSKLVEGKFPDFTRVIPTSYTRHFLVSRDALQGSLQRAAILTTDKFKGVRLQLAQNLMKISSSNAEQEEAQEELDIDYGHEPLDVGFNVSYLLDVLGNVKTEEVKWSVMPDQNASALITLPDDEQFKYVVMPMRI; encoded by the coding sequence ATGCAACTCGTACAAACCACACGCGATGCATTGCTGAAACCGCTGTCGACTGTGGCGGGCATCGTCGAAAGACGCCATACCTTGCCCATTCTGGCGAACATCCTTATGCGCAAAGAGGCCAACAAGGTTTCGTTCATTGCGACGGACCTGGAAGTGCAGATCACGACGCAAGCCGAGTTCGGTGTCGGAGCCGAAAACGAGTCCATCACGGTGGCGGCGCGCAAGCTGCTCGATATCCTGCGCGCCCTCCCCGATACGGGGGACGTCAAGCTGGCGCTGGCCAGCAACAAGCTCTCGGTGCAGACCGGCAAGAGCCGCTTTGCCCTGCAGACGCTGGCCGCCAGCGAGTTTCCGACCGTGGCGCAGCCCGAGCAGTGGGATGTATCCCTGACGCTGACGCAGAAGAGCCTGCGCCACCTGTTCAATATGGTCTATTTCGCGATGGCCCAGCAGGACATCCGCTATTACCTGAACGGCATGCTGATGGTGTTCGAGCCGGGACGCCTGCGTGCGGTGGCGACGGACGGCCACCGCCTGGCCCATTGTTCCACCGACGTGGAAGGCATTACCGAGCGCCACGAAGTGATCGTGCCGCGCAAGACCGTACTGGAAATGCAGCGCCTGCTGGACGACAGCGACGCACCGGTGTCTGTGGACGTGGCGCCGGGCCAGATCCGCTTCCGCTTCGGTGACGTGGAACTCGTCTCCAAGCTGGTCGAAGGCAAGTTCCCCGACTTCACGCGCGTGATTCCGACGTCCTATACGCGGCATTTCCTGGTCAGCCGCGACGCCTTGCAAGGCAGCCTGCAGCGTGCCGCCATCCTTACCACGGACAAGTTCAAGGGCGTGCGCCTGCAGCTCGCGCAGAACCTCATGAAGATCTCCTCTTCCAACGCCGAGCAGGAAGAAGCGCAGGAAGAACTGGATATCGACTACGGGCACGAGCCCCTGGACGTGGGCTTCAACGTCAGCTATCTGCTGGACGTGCTGGGCAACGTCAAGACGGAAGAAGTGAAATGGTCGGTAATGCCGGACCAGAATGCTTCAGCCCTCATTACCCTGCCTGATGACGAGCAGTTCAAGTACGTCGTGATGCCGATGCGCATCTGA
- a CDS encoding CaiB/BaiF CoA transferase family protein yields the protein MRSLEGIKVIALEHAIAAPFCTRQLADQGARVIKIERPGTGDFARRYDERVHGLASHFVWTNRSKESLTLDLKQPQAQRILHTLVADADVLVQNLAPGAADRLGMGYTALTARNPRLIVCDISGYGADGPYRDRKAYDLLIQSESGFLSVTGSPDEPAKAGCSIADIAAGMYAYTSILNALLTRARTGRGCRIDVSMLESMVEWMGYPLYYAMDGQPAPPRAGAAHATIYPYGPFPAGDGKVVMLGLQNEREWKLFCDGVLRQPQLAYDERFASNSARSRARDALREVIVACFAGLTAQQVIQRLDAVGIANARMNTLHEVWEHPQLRARERWRQVDAPGGPIAALLPPGTTDDTDVRMDAVPSLGQHTEAILAELGYDASAIAALRASGAV from the coding sequence ATGAGATCGTTGGAAGGCATCAAGGTCATCGCGCTGGAACATGCCATCGCCGCACCATTCTGCACGCGCCAACTGGCGGACCAGGGCGCGCGCGTCATCAAGATCGAACGGCCCGGCACGGGCGACTTCGCCCGCCGCTACGACGAGCGCGTGCACGGCCTGGCCTCGCACTTCGTATGGACCAATCGCTCCAAGGAAAGCCTGACGCTGGACCTGAAGCAGCCGCAGGCGCAGCGCATCCTGCACACCCTGGTCGCCGACGCCGATGTGCTGGTGCAGAATCTCGCACCCGGCGCCGCCGACCGGCTGGGCATGGGCTACACCGCCCTGACGGCGCGGAACCCGCGGCTGATCGTTTGCGATATCTCCGGCTATGGCGCGGACGGGCCTTACCGGGACCGGAAGGCCTACGATCTGCTGATACAAAGCGAATCCGGTTTCCTGTCGGTGACGGGCTCGCCGGACGAACCCGCCAAGGCCGGCTGCTCGATCGCCGATATCGCGGCGGGCATGTACGCCTATACCAGCATACTCAACGCCCTGCTGACGCGGGCGCGCACCGGGCGCGGCTGCCGCATCGATGTGTCGATGCTGGAAAGCATGGTCGAGTGGATGGGCTATCCGCTTTACTACGCGATGGACGGGCAGCCGGCGCCGCCGCGCGCCGGGGCCGCGCATGCGACCATTTATCCCTACGGGCCGTTCCCCGCAGGCGATGGCAAGGTTGTCATGCTGGGCTTGCAGAACGAACGCGAGTGGAAACTGTTTTGCGATGGCGTATTGCGCCAGCCGCAGCTGGCGTACGACGAGCGCTTCGCGAGCAACTCGGCACGGTCACGGGCGCGCGACGCCTTGCGTGAAGTCATCGTTGCCTGTTTCGCCGGGCTGACCGCGCAACAGGTCATCCAACGCCTGGATGCCGTGGGCATTGCCAACGCCCGCATGAACACGCTGCACGAAGTCTGGGAGCATCCGCAGCTTCGCGCGCGCGAGCGCTGGCGCCAGGTCGATGCGCCCGGCGGCCCCATCGCGGCCCTGTTGCCACCAGGAACGACGGACGACACCGATGTCCGGATGGACGCCGTGCCGTCCCTGGGACAGCACACCGAAGCGATACTCGCCGAGCTGGGCTACGACGCCAGCGCAATCGCCGCGCTGCGCGCGTCCGGCGCGGTTTGA
- a CDS encoding acyl-CoA dehydrogenase family protein — translation MNAQDAFQDIREAVRDLCGQFPPEYFRQIDEARGYPEAFVDALTKAGWLAALIPQEYGGSGLGLTEASVIMEEINRAGGNAGVCHGQMYNMGTLLRHGSAEQKRAYLPRIATGELRLQSMGVTEPTTGTDTTRIKTTAERRGDRYVVNGQKVWISRIQHSDLMILLARTTPLPEVRRKSEGMSIFLVDLREAIGKGLTVRPIRNMVNHETNELFFENLEIPVENRIGEEGQGFRYILDGLNAERTLIAAECIGDGHWFVDKVSDYAKERVVFGRPIGQNQGVQFPIARAYVNVEAASLMRFDAARRFDANEPCGAQANMAKLLAADASWEAANACLQFHGGFGFASEYDVERKFRETRLYQVAPISTNLILAYVAEHVLGLPRSF, via the coding sequence ATGAACGCGCAGGACGCATTCCAGGACATCCGCGAAGCGGTACGTGACCTATGCGGGCAATTTCCGCCCGAGTACTTCCGCCAGATCGACGAGGCGCGCGGCTACCCCGAAGCCTTCGTCGACGCCTTGACCAAGGCGGGATGGCTGGCCGCGCTGATCCCGCAGGAGTACGGCGGATCGGGCCTGGGATTGACCGAAGCATCGGTCATCATGGAGGAAATCAACCGTGCCGGCGGCAATGCCGGTGTGTGCCATGGCCAGATGTACAACATGGGCACGCTGCTGCGTCACGGCTCGGCGGAGCAGAAGCGCGCCTACCTGCCGCGCATCGCCACTGGCGAACTGCGGCTGCAATCGATGGGCGTCACCGAACCGACTACCGGTACCGACACAACCCGCATCAAAACCACGGCGGAGCGGCGGGGCGACCGCTACGTGGTCAACGGACAGAAGGTGTGGATTTCCCGGATACAGCATTCGGACCTGATGATCCTGCTGGCGCGCACCACCCCCTTGCCCGAGGTCAGGCGCAAGTCCGAGGGCATGTCCATCTTCCTGGTGGATCTGCGCGAGGCCATCGGCAAGGGGCTGACCGTGCGCCCGATCCGCAATATGGTCAACCACGAGACCAACGAACTGTTCTTCGAAAACCTGGAGATCCCGGTGGAGAACCGCATCGGGGAGGAAGGACAGGGCTTCAGGTACATCCTGGATGGCCTGAACGCCGAACGCACGCTCATCGCCGCGGAGTGCATCGGCGACGGCCATTGGTTCGTCGACAAGGTCAGCGACTATGCCAAGGAGCGCGTGGTGTTCGGCCGGCCCATCGGGCAGAATCAGGGCGTGCAGTTCCCCATCGCACGCGCCTATGTCAATGTGGAGGCCGCCAGCCTCATGCGGTTCGACGCGGCGCGGCGTTTCGATGCGAACGAGCCGTGCGGGGCACAGGCGAATATGGCCAAGCTGCTGGCGGCCGATGCGTCCTGGGAGGCCGCCAACGCCTGCCTGCAGTTCCATGGCGGGTTCGGCTTCGCCAGCGAGTACGACGTGGAACGCAAGTTCCGCGAGACGCGGTTGTACCAGGTCGCGCCCATATCGACCAACCTGATCCTGGCCTATGTCGCCGAGCACGTGCTGGGCCTGCCGCGCTCGTTCTGA
- a CDS encoding methyltransferase, with the protein MEESKGRDAATTMMGMITAYWTTQVVRAAALYCLPEHLGQGAISADDFARREKLDPGAAFRLLRACAALGLATYSPASGFAATPLLNMLAKDNPASMRGLALALSAPGHWAPWGRLPEAVRAGKQQTAATLNDDIWDYYRKVPEEGQWFAQGMTGMTAAVAQGTARVLDTEGVGCAADIGGANGALMHALLAANPALRGIVLDLPHVVPAAAAQAHALGLGDRLGVLAGDFLESVPPADLYLLKYILHDWGDDDCIRILENCRRAARPGGRVAVIELALGEPGEPGFGAMMDMNMMVMVAGGRERTVKEYEALLGAAGWRLQSVKSTGTPMIVIEAVSVAAATPVSP; encoded by the coding sequence ATGGAAGAAAGCAAGGGCCGCGACGCGGCCACCACCATGATGGGCATGATTACCGCCTACTGGACGACCCAGGTCGTACGCGCGGCGGCCCTGTACTGCTTGCCCGAGCACCTGGGACAAGGCGCGATCAGTGCCGACGATTTCGCGCGCCGCGAGAAACTGGATCCCGGCGCCGCATTCCGGCTCCTGCGCGCCTGCGCCGCGCTGGGCCTGGCCACCTATTCGCCAGCATCGGGCTTCGCCGCGACGCCCCTGCTGAATATGCTGGCCAAGGACAATCCGGCCAGCATGCGCGGCCTGGCGCTAGCCTTGTCCGCGCCGGGGCACTGGGCACCGTGGGGACGTCTTCCCGAGGCCGTGCGCGCGGGCAAGCAGCAGACGGCCGCCACGCTGAACGACGACATCTGGGACTACTACCGCAAGGTTCCCGAGGAAGGCCAGTGGTTCGCCCAGGGCATGACCGGAATGACCGCGGCCGTGGCGCAAGGCACCGCGCGCGTCCTGGACACCGAGGGGGTGGGATGCGCGGCCGATATCGGTGGCGCAAACGGCGCCCTGATGCACGCGCTGCTCGCGGCGAATCCGGCCTTGCGCGGCATCGTGCTGGACCTGCCTCATGTCGTACCGGCCGCGGCCGCGCAGGCCCACGCCCTGGGGCTGGGCGACCGCTTGGGCGTGCTCGCCGGCGATTTCCTGGAATCGGTGCCGCCCGCGGACCTCTACCTGTTGAAGTACATCCTGCACGACTGGGGCGACGACGACTGCATCCGCATCCTGGAAAACTGCCGCCGCGCCGCTCGTCCTGGCGGCCGCGTGGCCGTGATCGAACTGGCATTGGGAGAACCGGGAGAGCCGGGCTTCGGCGCCATGATGGACATGAACATGATGGTCATGGTCGCCGGTGGGCGCGAACGGACCGTGAAGGAATACGAAGCCTTGCTCGGTGCGGCGGGCTGGCGGCTGCAATCGGTCAAGAGCACCGGCACGCCGATGATCGTCATCGAAGCGGTCAGTGTCGCGGCCGCCACGCCGGTAAGCCCATGA
- a CDS encoding glycosyltransferase, whose product MKILLAATPIPGHVDLMLAMARMLASSVHEVHFATATAYQARVEATGARFLPFQGRADVDLPDVDGISGSRLRSVGMAMQRDCPERVLFDAIPDQYATLRATLVRYEADIVIADSHCFGTLPLLLDHSRARPRVMHCGVSCLKYRVADSASVYAGDAAPAMPDARRHQHACEADGDTPGMASMQQYLNARLAEAGVGPLRMDALTAAIALPDAYAQPSIAEFENCGRALPPSVHFLGAPNPASGGALPDWAYELDGSRHVVLVTQGTVGNGDPGRLIAPTLDAMANEADVLVLACTGDRPVQAMRGAIPPNARLTPFVPFGWLMPRVDVVVTHGGYGTVNLALKHGVPLVVAPSTEGESDVAARVAWSGTGIDLRSGGRSAVGLRAAIRAVLDEQRYRAAACGMAMAFARIDTRLSLLRLIRETVLRRPPDAA is encoded by the coding sequence ATGAAGATTCTGCTCGCGGCTACACCCATTCCCGGCCATGTCGATCTCATGCTGGCGATGGCCCGCATGCTGGCATCGTCGGTGCATGAGGTGCACTTCGCGACGGCAACGGCGTACCAGGCGCGGGTCGAAGCCACCGGTGCGCGCTTCCTGCCGTTCCAGGGTCGCGCCGATGTGGACCTGCCCGACGTCGACGGGATATCCGGCTCGCGCCTCCGATCCGTCGGAATGGCGATGCAGCGGGATTGTCCCGAGCGTGTCCTTTTCGATGCGATACCGGACCAGTACGCGACCCTGCGAGCGACCCTGGTGCGCTACGAGGCGGACATCGTCATCGCCGACAGCCACTGTTTCGGCACCCTGCCCTTGCTGCTCGATCACAGCCGTGCGCGTCCGCGTGTGATGCATTGCGGGGTTTCCTGCCTGAAGTACCGGGTTGCCGACAGCGCCTCCGTATACGCTGGCGATGCCGCGCCCGCCATGCCGGACGCCCGCCGTCATCAGCACGCATGCGAGGCTGATGGCGATACGCCAGGGATGGCGTCGATGCAGCAATACCTGAACGCGCGCCTGGCCGAGGCCGGCGTCGGACCGCTGCGCATGGATGCCCTGACCGCCGCCATCGCGCTGCCGGACGCCTATGCCCAGCCCAGCATTGCGGAGTTCGAGAATTGCGGACGCGCGCTGCCGCCCTCCGTACATTTCCTGGGCGCGCCGAATCCCGCATCGGGCGGAGCCTTGCCCGATTGGGCCTATGAGCTGGACGGGTCGCGCCATGTGGTGCTCGTGACCCAGGGTACGGTGGGCAACGGCGATCCGGGGCGGTTGATCGCGCCGACGCTGGACGCGATGGCGAACGAAGCGGATGTGCTGGTGCTTGCCTGCACCGGGGACCGGCCGGTGCAGGCAATGCGGGGCGCGATTCCGCCCAACGCGCGCCTCACGCCTTTCGTGCCGTTCGGCTGGTTGATGCCCCGGGTGGACGTCGTTGTCACCCACGGGGGCTATGGAACCGTAAACCTGGCCTTGAAGCATGGCGTCCCATTGGTCGTGGCGCCATCGACGGAAGGGGAGTCGGATGTGGCCGCCCGCGTGGCGTGGAGCGGCACGGGGATCGACCTGCGTTCCGGCGGGCGTTCGGCCGTGGGTCTCAGGGCCGCCATACGCGCCGTGCTGGACGAGCAAAGGTACCGCGCAGCGGCCTGCGGAATGGCGATGGCGTTCGCGCGCATCGATACCCGGCTATCGCTCTTGCGGTTGATACGCGAAACCGTCCTTCGCCGGCCGCCGGACGCTGCTTAA
- a CDS encoding FAS1-like dehydratase domain-containing protein, translated as MPDAATPLEAWLDKTETVEDQITAFPLAALAATLQRADPAGVVPPLWHWMYFLPITPMDEVGPDGHARRGGFLPPVPLPRRMWAGGRLTFHAPLRAGEQATRTSTITHIEDKTGRSGRLVFVTVQHRYAVDGQTRVEEEHDIVYREAPGPQAAPPRPQPAPQDEAWSRVVEPDPVLLFRYSALTFNSHRIHYDHPYVTQEEGYPGLVVHGPLIATLLVDLLHRERPDARLRAFAFRAIRPTFAGSSFTVCGKPGDGGEVSLWGKDHEGFLTMQATATLA; from the coding sequence ATGCCGGACGCCGCCACCCCGCTCGAGGCCTGGCTGGACAAGACCGAGACGGTCGAGGATCAGATCACCGCCTTCCCCCTGGCCGCCTTGGCGGCGACCTTGCAGCGTGCCGATCCGGCGGGGGTCGTCCCGCCCTTGTGGCATTGGATGTACTTCCTGCCCATCACCCCCATGGATGAAGTCGGGCCGGACGGCCATGCGCGGCGGGGCGGTTTCCTGCCCCCGGTGCCCCTGCCGCGCCGGATGTGGGCGGGAGGCCGGTTGACTTTTCACGCGCCCTTGCGGGCGGGAGAGCAGGCCACTCGCACGTCGACAATCACGCATATCGAGGACAAGACCGGCCGCAGCGGGCGCCTGGTCTTCGTGACGGTGCAGCACCGCTATGCGGTGGACGGGCAGACGCGGGTGGAGGAAGAGCACGATATCGTTTACCGCGAGGCGCCCGGCCCGCAGGCGGCGCCGCCACGCCCCCAGCCGGCGCCCCAGGACGAAGCATGGTCGCGTGTCGTCGAGCCGGACCCGGTGCTGCTGTTCCGCTATTCCGCCCTGACCTTCAACAGCCACCGCATCCATTACGACCATCCCTATGTGACGCAGGAGGAAGGCTATCCCGGCCTGGTGGTGCATGGGCCGCTGATCGCCACCCTGCTGGTCGACCTTCTGCACCGCGAGCGTCCCGACGCGCGTTTGCGCGCGTTCGCGTTTCGCGCCATACGGCCCACGTTCGCGGGCTCGTCCTTTACGGTGTGCGGCAAGCCGGGCGATGGCGGCGAGGTGTCCCTCTGGGGCAAGGACCACGAGGGTTTCCTGACGATGCAGGCGACCGCCACGCTCGCGTGA
- the gyrB gene encoding DNA topoisomerase (ATP-hydrolyzing) subunit B yields MSDTPNTTPENAGYGADSIKMLKGLEAVRKRPGMYIGDTSDGTGLHHMVFEVVDNAIDEALAGYCDDIVVTIHTDNSISVTDNGRGIPTDIHKEDEFGRSAAEIVMTELHAGGKFDQNSYKVSGGLHGVGVSCVNALSEWLRLTIRRNGEVHEMEFRQGQRVNPLTVTGKTEKRGTEVRFLADPQIFNHIEYHYDILSKRLRELSFLNNGVKIRLVDQRQGKEENFAFSGGVKGFVEYMNRSKTVLHPNVFSVSTESSAGGVPVTVDVAMQWNDSYSENVLCFTNNIPQRDGGTHLTGLRAAMTRVLNKYIADNELAKKAKVETSGDDMREGLNCVLSVKVPEPKFSSQTKDKLVSSEVRPAVEDAVARTLETWLLEHPIDAKALCAKIVEAARAREAARKAREMTRRKSVLEGAGLPGKLADCQEKDPALCELYIVEGDSAGGSAKQGRDRKFQAVLPLRGKVLNVEKARFDRLIASEQIATLITALGTSIGPDFNADKLRYHRLIIMTDADVDGAHIRTLLLTLLYRQMPELVARGYVYIAQPPLYKVKVGRDERYLKDDQEEAIFMMQVALKDAVLVPAEGAEPISGDALSELARQYTLADAVIARASRMIDEAALSAMAEGLEIRIDTPEAAQETAQRLEQALYDPLSPHAVKVYAEVDPTTEKQRLLLHRIRHGNVRVSVIDSTFVAGADYGVLSTSAKTFLGLIGKGAVIARGEGDKRKEVPVSDFREAMRWLRAEAERSVSKQRYKGLGEMNPEQLWETTMDPKVRRLLRVQIEDAIAADEVFTTLMGDEVEPRRAFIETHALSASNIDI; encoded by the coding sequence ATGTCCGACACTCCGAACACCACTCCCGAGAACGCCGGCTACGGTGCCGATTCGATCAAGATGCTCAAGGGGCTGGAGGCCGTGCGCAAGCGCCCCGGCATGTATATCGGCGATACCTCCGATGGCACCGGCTTGCACCACATGGTCTTTGAGGTGGTCGACAACGCCATCGATGAGGCGCTGGCGGGGTATTGCGACGATATCGTCGTGACGATACACACCGACAACTCGATCTCGGTGACGGACAACGGCCGCGGCATTCCGACGGATATCCATAAGGAAGACGAGTTCGGGCGCAGCGCGGCCGAGATCGTCATGACCGAACTGCACGCAGGCGGCAAGTTCGACCAGAACTCGTACAAGGTGTCGGGCGGCCTGCACGGCGTGGGCGTGTCGTGCGTGAACGCGCTGTCCGAATGGCTGCGCCTGACGATCCGGCGCAACGGCGAAGTCCATGAAATGGAGTTTCGCCAGGGCCAGCGCGTGAATCCGTTGACCGTGACGGGCAAGACCGAAAAGCGCGGCACCGAAGTGCGCTTCCTGGCCGATCCGCAGATCTTCAACCACATCGAGTACCACTACGACATCCTGTCCAAGCGGCTGCGCGAGTTGTCGTTCCTGAACAATGGCGTGAAGATCCGCCTGGTCGACCAGCGCCAGGGCAAGGAAGAGAACTTCGCGTTCTCCGGCGGGGTCAAGGGCTTCGTCGAGTACATGAACCGCAGCAAGACCGTGCTGCATCCCAATGTGTTTTCGGTCAGCACCGAATCCAGCGCGGGCGGCGTACCGGTGACGGTCGACGTCGCCATGCAGTGGAACGACAGCTATTCCGAGAACGTGCTGTGCTTCACCAACAACATCCCGCAGCGCGATGGCGGTACCCACCTGACCGGCCTGCGCGCCGCCATGACGAGGGTGCTGAACAAATACATCGCCGACAACGAACTGGCCAAGAAGGCCAAGGTCGAAACCTCGGGCGATGACATGCGCGAAGGCCTGAACTGCGTGCTGTCGGTCAAGGTGCCGGAACCGAAGTTCAGCAGCCAGACCAAGGACAAGCTGGTATCCAGCGAGGTGCGGCCGGCCGTCGAGGACGCCGTCGCACGCACGCTGGAAACCTGGCTGCTGGAGCATCCCATCGACGCCAAGGCATTGTGCGCCAAGATCGTCGAGGCGGCGCGGGCCCGCGAGGCCGCGCGCAAGGCGCGCGAGATGACGCGCCGCAAGAGCGTGCTGGAAGGCGCCGGCCTGCCCGGCAAGCTGGCGGATTGCCAGGAGAAAGACCCGGCGCTGTGCGAGCTTTACATCGTCGAGGGCGACTCCGCGGGCGGCTCGGCCAAGCAGGGTCGCGACCGCAAGTTCCAGGCGGTGCTGCCCCTGCGGGGCAAGGTACTGAACGTGGAGAAGGCGCGTTTCGACCGCCTTATCGCCAGCGAGCAGATCGCCACCCTGATCACCGCGCTGGGAACCAGCATCGGACCGGATTTCAACGCCGACAAGCTGCGCTATCACCGCCTGATCATCATGACCGACGCCGACGTGGACGGCGCGCACATCCGCACGCTGCTGCTGACGCTGCTGTATCGGCAGATGCCCGAACTGGTGGCGCGCGGGTATGTCTACATCGCGCAACCGCCGCTGTACAAGGTCAAGGTCGGGCGTGACGAGCGCTACCTGAAGGACGACCAGGAAGAAGCCATCTTCATGATGCAGGTGGCCCTGAAGGATGCGGTGCTGGTCCCGGCCGAAGGCGCCGAGCCGATTTCCGGCGACGCGTTGAGCGAGTTGGCGCGCCAGTACACGCTGGCGGACGCGGTCATCGCGCGTGCGTCGCGCATGATCGACGAGGCCGCCCTGTCCGCGATGGCGGAAGGCCTGGAAATCAGGATCGATACGCCCGAGGCCGCGCAGGAGACCGCGCAGCGCCTTGAGCAGGCCCTGTACGATCCGCTGTCGCCGCATGCGGTCAAGGTCTATGCCGAAGTTGACCCCACGACGGAAAAGCAGCGCCTGCTGCTGCACCGGATCCGCCACGGCAATGTGCGTGTCAGCGTGATCGACTCCACCTTCGTGGCGGGCGCGGACTATGGCGTGCTGTCGACGTCTGCCAAGACCTTCCTGGGCCTGATCGGCAAGGGCGCCGTCATCGCGCGTGGCGAGGGCGACAAGCGCAAGGAAGTGCCGGTGAGCGATTTCCGCGAAGCCATGCGCTGGCTGCGCGCCGAAGCGGAACGCAGCGTTTCCAAGCAGCGCTACAAGGGCCTGGGCGAAATGAATCCGGAGCAGTTGTGGGAAACCACGATGGACCCGAAGGTGCGTCGCCTGCTGCGCGTGCAGATCGAGGACGCGATCGCGGCCGACGAGGTCTTCACCACGCTGATGGGTGACGAGGTCGAGCCACGCCGCGCGTTTATCGAAACGCACGCGCTGTCGGCCAGCAACATCGATATCTGA